A genomic window from Gammaproteobacteria bacterium includes:
- a CDS encoding biopolymer transporter ExbD, giving the protein MERKHRKRSQEEAEINITPMLDIVFIMLIFF; this is encoded by the coding sequence ATCGAGCGCAAGCACCGCAAGCGGTCGCAGGAAGAGGCCGAGATCAACATCACGCCGATGCTCGACATCGTGTTCATCATGCTGATCTTCTTC